The following are encoded in a window of Candidatus Moraniibacteriota bacterium genomic DNA:
- a CDS encoding fibronectin type III domain-containing protein, with translation MNVAESVIISGSVTANSGSSSNTGTGGSINIITGSISGSGSLKANMISNAGGSSGGRIAVKLTSGNDFGSIVMQVFGGPSGCGAFPCGTAAAGTIYTETASQGPNNGTLTIDNNNQTATVQTLIPQDNFTNNSLSLGNIIVKNKGLLAIPTGTTLNTTGDITIGTLNSSTDTSHIVANGTGTLISTNLTIHGVSGTGASINTNTKGYTPTLGTGAGTTGSLGYGSGGTYGGRGGNSSDGATSPNTYGNDFVPEDLGSGGGKSTGGTGGGDIRIRTNNNLNLYGTISSNGSAGLTNGGGGSGGSINILYAKNFTINGGKLQANGGAGQGGGGGGGGGRIAYAYENKTFTNQTIQTLGGTKGATAPATDGSAGSLKSGYLAGSLISSAFDSSSDANVMGTIEWKENEILPTGSSVTLSLKTAGTKGNLSSSPWIQIAQSTPSSLTTHCTKNNTTVSCTASAIPQDMKDIFEDRFFQYKVDLSSPDLLSQPQVDDVKVGYVVNAFPMIQNVTTTPNTDKTVTITYETKDEDTNTGTNTPGIVTPSFEYYNGSSWINIASNTLAPEDIQNKTVNQDTYTTHSATWTPSLVSESFYLTNAKIRVTVSDNEGANNIARAESNTFTLDTKTPTNPSLLVDASTQDLTIPSTTSVLTLGVSDDSPTQMKISLDENLTNSPWEPFNATVTIKLETDPDIVYTRFKDQYGNETQTIHTTTPETPTRVISQDTSNMLLTPPEYRAFVGFKTIEEPPTGFGNYKLYRSDDATTYTLQNIITSRTTNFLTDATPQPDILYTYKAKTTDTPGNVSFFSQTVTMKANGIQDFGEGGGGSDQTPPVLQNVTVESKDTTTVTITWETDELSDSRVEYATTPNTYTKQTGVSTYADTQAQSGLHRVTLTNLTPNTPYFFRVASTDPQGNTGVNDNNGNGYEVTTNPGPSISGVAVSSASNTQATIFWNTNVPADSVLHYSENKNGSLIDPITLSGSSVLTKNHQVTLDALTQGTTYYFYVTSTDSQGNIANDNNGGNYFQFSTTLDETPPTITNLQTSLISNDKAVITANTDEEASFLLQYRKKGSLTFTQTEQGTTYDRSHYRVLDTLTPDTEYEYQVSVKDINQNESQSDIQTMKTTLDPEYNHAPLSKIHTISDPPKVLTDQKAVITFQTDQAANCILEYGTQSRNYQEVPQTEATGIYDTLHSLHLGGLIFNTTYFYKLLCEDNLGTLIESEEKSFTTKLKQVDSGSEQAESTPPSISGVKVKDITGESAVVSWETDEVSNSQVRYGTTKEFGSGSIDDTVNSSLQNYTTSHSVTLRGLIPSTKYYYSALSLDTAGNIGTSSQQTFQTQSPSSISSIKASSKQIGETTITWKTSTPTTSIVEYGNTENYGQTRKSEELKKDHEIIINNLLENSTYHFRVKGEDESKNLFSSSDSTFEPKSPPQIKEIKIEVLSDREAKVNFLTDTLTDSLVTYKNKNKEEDQKSEGNPSLLQTHSLTLKELTPGENYVLTVRVRDDMGNETLSDEIEFTMQKDETSPTVERVSTDSALSQNGKVQMIINWQTDEDASSSLIYKEGRAGEEKTVNVSSSPTKNHIIVLTSWKPGTLYSYKVIVKDLSGNETITKDYITLTPQTKESVVELIIKNFKEIFAWTGG, from the coding sequence CTTCAAGTAATACAGGCACAGGAGGATCTATTAATATAATTACTGGAAGCATAAGTGGTTCAGGATCTTTAAAGGCAAATATGATTTCTAATGCTGGCGGAAGCAGTGGTGGTCGCATCGCCGTTAAACTTACTTCAGGAAATGATTTTGGGTCGATTGTAATGCAGGTATTTGGAGGACCCTCAGGATGTGGAGCTTTTCCTTGTGGAACCGCAGCAGCCGGCACTATCTACACTGAAACTGCCTCTCAAGGCCCCAACAATGGCACCCTCACCATAGACAATAACAATCAAACAGCTACCGTCCAAACCCTCATCCCCCAAGACAACTTCACCAACAACTCCCTCTCCCTTGGAAACATCATTGTAAAAAACAAAGGACTTCTTGCCATTCCTACAGGAACCACTCTTAACACTACAGGAGACATAACCATAGGAACTCTTAACTCTTCTACTGACACCTCACACATAGTAGCCAATGGAACAGGAACTCTCATTTCTACCAATCTCACTATTCATGGAGTAAGTGGTACAGGAGCATCCATAAACACCAACACGAAAGGTTACACTCCTACTCTTGGAACAGGAGCAGGAACAACAGGCTCTCTTGGATATGGATCAGGAGGAACATATGGAGGAAGAGGAGGAAATAGTAGTGATGGAGCAACTTCCCCTAACACCTATGGAAATGACTTTGTTCCCGAAGATCTTGGAAGTGGAGGAGGAAAGTCTACAGGAGGAACAGGAGGAGGAGATATACGAATCAGAACGAATAACAATCTCAACCTCTATGGAACCATATCCAGTAACGGTAGCGCTGGACTCACCAATGGTGGAGGAGGATCAGGAGGATCTATAAACATACTCTATGCAAAAAACTTCACCATAAACGGTGGAAAGCTTCAAGCCAATGGTGGGGCGGGACAAGGTGGTGGAGGAGGAGGGGGAGGAGGAAGAATCGCCTATGCCTATGAAAACAAAACATTTACCAATCAAACGATTCAAACACTCGGAGGAACAAAAGGAGCTACCGCACCTGCAACTGATGGAAGCGCAGGTTCACTTAAATCTGGATACCTTGCTGGTTCTCTTATCTCTTCAGCATTTGATTCCAGTAGTGATGCTAATGTCATGGGAACAATAGAATGGAAAGAAAATGAAATACTCCCAACAGGTTCTTCAGTAACTCTTTCTCTCAAAACTGCAGGAACGAAAGGAAATCTTTCTTCTTCCCCCTGGATACAAATAGCACAATCTACTCCCTCTTCTCTTACTACACATTGTACAAAAAACAATACAACGGTAAGTTGCACAGCCAGTGCTATCCCTCAAGATATGAAAGATATCTTTGAAGATCGCTTCTTTCAATACAAAGTAGATCTTTCTTCTCCTGACCTTCTTTCTCAACCTCAAGTCGATGATGTAAAAGTAGGCTATGTTGTGAATGCTTTCCCTATGATTCAAAATGTAACCACTACTCCCAATACTGATAAAACAGTAACTATCACGTACGAAACAAAAGATGAAGATACCAATACCGGAACCAATACTCCAGGAATAGTTACTCCGAGCTTTGAATACTACAATGGAAGTAGTTGGATCAATATCGCTTCCAATACTCTAGCTCCCGAAGATATACAAAACAAAACAGTGAATCAAGATACGTACACAACACACAGTGCTACCTGGACTCCTTCTCTCGTAAGTGAATCTTTCTATCTTACCAATGCAAAAATCCGTGTAACCGTAAGTGACAATGAAGGAGCGAATAATATCGCACGAGCTGAATCAAATACCTTTACCCTCGATACAAAAACTCCCACCAATCCCTCCCTCCTTGTTGATGCTTCCACTCAAGACCTCACCATTCCCTCCACCACATCTGTTCTTACTCTTGGAGTCAGTGATGACTCTCCAACACAGATGAAGATTTCTCTTGACGAAAACCTTACCAACTCTCCTTGGGAACCTTTTAATGCAACGGTAACAATAAAACTCGAAACTGATCCCGACATTGTCTATACTCGCTTCAAAGATCAATACGGGAATGAAACACAAACCATACACACAACTACTCCAGAAACTCCTACACGAGTCATTTCTCAAGATACGAGTAATATGCTTCTTACCCCTCCAGAATACCGAGCCTTCGTAGGATTCAAAACAATAGAAGAACCTCCAACAGGATTCGGAAACTACAAACTCTATAGAAGTGATGACGCTACTACCTATACGCTTCAAAATATCATAACCTCAAGAACAACAAACTTCCTTACTGATGCTACCCCACAACCAGACATTCTCTACACCTACAAAGCAAAGACAACAGACACACCAGGAAATGTTTCTTTCTTCTCACAAACCGTTACGATGAAAGCAAATGGTATTCAAGACTTCGGAGAAGGTGGAGGAGGATCAGATCAAACCCCTCCTGTTCTACAAAACGTAACCGTAGAATCTAAAGACACCACAACCGTAACTATCACATGGGAAACAGATGAACTCTCTGACTCTCGTGTAGAATATGCAACCACTCCCAACACCTATACCAAACAAACAGGAGTCTCTACCTATGCTGACACCCAAGCACAATCAGGACTTCATAGAGTCACTCTTACCAACCTCACACCAAACACTCCCTACTTCTTTAGAGTTGCCTCTACTGATCCTCAAGGCAATACCGGAGTCAATGACAATAATGGCAATGGATATGAAGTCACAACGAATCCTGGACCTTCTATCAGTGGTGTAGCGGTATCAAGTGCTTCTAACACACAAGCAACCATATTCTGGAATACGAATGTCCCTGCAGACTCTGTACTCCATTACAGTGAAAACAAGAATGGATCTCTTATCGATCCTATCACTCTCTCCGGATCAAGTGTTCTTACAAAAAATCATCAAGTAACCTTAGATGCTCTTACTCAAGGAACCACCTACTATTTCTACGTTACCTCCACCGACTCACAAGGAAACATTGCCAATGACAATAATGGAGGAAACTATTTTCAATTCTCTACAACACTCGACGAAACACCTCCTACCATAACGAATCTTCAAACATCTCTTATCTCAAATGACAAAGCAGTTATTACAGCAAACACAGATGAAGAAGCATCCTTCCTCCTTCAGTACAGAAAAAAAGGAAGCCTTACCTTCACACAAACAGAACAAGGAACAACATACGATAGATCTCACTACAGGGTACTCGATACTCTTACTCCTGATACAGAGTATGAATATCAAGTGAGTGTTAAAGATATCAATCAAAACGAATCACAGAGTGATATACAAACAATGAAAACAACCTTAGATCCAGAATACAATCATGCACCTCTTTCAAAGATTCATACTATCAGTGATCCTCCTAAAGTACTCACTGATCAAAAAGCAGTCATAACCTTCCAGACGGATCAAGCAGCAAACTGCATCCTTGAATATGGAACCCAATCAAGAAACTACCAAGAAGTTCCTCAAACAGAAGCGACAGGAATCTATGACACACTCCATTCCCTGCATCTTGGAGGACTCATCTTTAACACAACCTACTTCTACAAACTTCTTTGTGAAGATAATCTTGGAACCCTCATAGAGAGTGAAGAAAAAAGCTTCACAACAAAACTCAAACAAGTAGACAGTGGAAGTGAACAAGCAGAATCTACTCCTCCCTCTATCTCAGGAGTCAAAGTCAAAGACATTACAGGAGAGAGTGCAGTCGTCAGTTGGGAGACGGATGAAGTTTCAAACTCACAGGTGAGGTATGGGACGACGAAGGAATTCGGGTCTGGGTCAATAGACGACACAGTCAACTCCTCCCTCCAAAACTACACCACCTCCCACTCCGTAACTCTCCGAGGCCTCATCCCATCTACCAAATACTACTACTCCGCCCTCTCTCTCGACACCGCCGGAAACATAGGCACCTCCTCCCAACAAACCTTCCAAACGCAATCTCCTTCTTCCATCTCTTCCATTAAAGCTTCTTCCAAACAAATAGGGGAAACAACTATCACATGGAAAACTTCCACTCCCACTACCTCTATTGTTGAATATGGAAACACAGAAAACTATGGACAAACAAGAAAAAGTGAAGAACTCAAAAAAGATCATGAAATTATCATAAACAATCTTTTAGAAAACTCTACCTACCACTTCCGAGTAAAAGGAGAAGATGAATCAAAAAATCTCTTCTCTTCTTCCGACTCTACCTTTGAACCAAAGTCTCCACCACAAATCAAAGAAATCAAGATAGAAGTTCTTTCAGACAGAGAAGCAAAAGTAAACTTCCTTACTGATACTCTTACCGACTCTCTTGTAACCTACAAAAACAAAAACAAAGAAGAAGATCAAAAGAGTGAAGGAAATCCCTCCCTCCTCCAAACTCACTCCCTCACCCTCAAAGAACTCACTCCTGGAGAAAACTACGTTCTTACTGTACGAGTCAGAGATGATATGGGAAATGAAACTCTCTCTGATGAGATAGAATTCACTATGCAAAAAGATGAAACTTCTCCTACAGTAGAAAGAGTCTCTACCGACTCCGCTCTTTCACAAAACGGAAAAGTACAAATGATTATTAACTGGCAAACAGATGAAGATGCTTCTTCCTCCCTCATCTACAAAGAAGGAAGAGCAGGAGAAGAAAAAACAGTGAATGTAAGTTCTTCCCCAACAAAGAATCACATCATTGTACTCACCTCTTGGAAACCAGGAACTCTCTACTCTTACAAAGTCATAGTAAAAGATCTGAGTGGGAATGAAACCATAACCAAAGACTACATCACCCTTACACCACAAACAAAAGAATCTGTTGTAGAACTCATCATAAAGAACTTCAAAGAAATCTTTGCTTGGACGGGAGGGTAG
- the tadA gene encoding Flp pilus assembly complex ATPase component TadA, with amino-acid sequence MVQVIRGQAKDDTRQERTFLAKKVMEKMRSRSEEEQASLLAQSLGFPYVDLNIIPINTDYVRLMSVKMALENETGIFLRRAHVIYAVLTRLDNENAKKVVQEIADENGWTVLWHIVSKTSLIRLHERYKKFSFFESIDNMKLDLSADDFSALQKKFSDILALKKNILSMTTTQTLSLVVASAVSLRASDIHFEPQDEGVRMRYRLDGVLQDIGILPFESYKYIVSRIKMMGNMKLNIRKSSQDGHFSFEVNNQETGITKHRIDIRASLLPSRFGETLVMRILDQKGVFLDIAELGLRGYAFEQLQEQMKRTSGMVITTGPTGSGKTTLLYSILKQLNEPGVKIITIEDPVEYEVKNISQTNVSKEDGYTFSTGLRSIVRQDPDIILVGEIRDDDTANIAIQAALTGHFVLSTLHTNSAAGSIPRLINLGVKPSLIPSSVNAFIAQRLVRKLCLDCRESYAPAEKTKEMITKIIALISPKASVAIPASLEVLYRPKGCLKCNYTGYKGRIGIFEILFVTEGIVQKIEELASEMEITTAAIEDGMITMTQDGILKAVEGITSMEEVWRVGGQFQFLEDVYEKLMMSYLNRALYIPYTMHKEIQDAVSTVSSFQSHIETAPSEEFFQRIVSYAVSLGAEDIHVEPEEADVNIRFRIDGVLQSVAHLPMSHYPVFLGKIKLLSGIKTEELAGLRDSRFTIKRELENSLDTESIDVRVSIILGGYGETAVLRLLNIGAQAKDLFSLGMRKETQQKLEEAMKTPNGVILTTGPTGSGKSTTLYSILSKLNEPHRKIMTVEDPIEYRISGVLQTQTDESKGYSFSVALRALLRQNPDIILVGEIRDGETATMAVQSSLTGHLVFSTLHTNDAPSAIQRLLNMGVSPQDIVGAINFVMAQRLVRTLCECKRQREATEEEQRDMYAFYSQYAKVINLKTMPDFSHVYEPVGCKKCRGIGYSGMAMISEGFDMKDEAFRDIIMRGGSIYEIRRIAIENGMIPMVVDGIDKAISGVTSLEDVRRVTEL; translated from the coding sequence ATGGTTCAAGTTATTCGCGGACAGGCAAAAGATGATACACGACAAGAGCGAACATTCCTTGCTAAAAAGGTCATGGAAAAGATGCGGAGTCGGAGCGAAGAAGAGCAAGCCTCTTTATTAGCTCAAAGTCTAGGTTTTCCTTATGTGGACCTTAATATTATACCAATCAATACCGACTATGTCCGACTTATGTCTGTAAAGATGGCGTTGGAAAATGAAACGGGAATATTTTTGCGAAGAGCTCATGTAATTTATGCTGTTTTGACGAGACTAGATAATGAAAATGCAAAAAAAGTTGTTCAAGAAATAGCTGATGAGAATGGATGGACAGTTTTGTGGCATATTGTATCAAAAACTTCCCTCATACGTTTACATGAGCGATATAAGAAATTCTCTTTTTTTGAGAGCATTGACAACATGAAGCTCGATCTTTCTGCTGATGATTTTTCTGCATTGCAAAAAAAGTTTTCTGATATACTGGCACTCAAAAAAAATATCCTTAGCATGACAACAACGCAAACACTTTCTCTTGTGGTTGCAAGTGCTGTTTCTCTGAGGGCAAGTGATATTCATTTTGAGCCCCAAGATGAAGGTGTTCGTATGCGTTATCGTTTGGATGGTGTCTTACAAGATATTGGAATACTTCCATTTGAATCATATAAATACATTGTTTCTCGTATAAAGATGATGGGAAACATGAAATTAAATATTCGAAAAAGTTCTCAAGACGGACACTTTTCCTTCGAAGTAAATAATCAAGAAACAGGCATTACAAAACATCGTATTGATATTCGAGCAAGTTTATTACCGAGTCGATTTGGAGAAACGTTGGTAATGCGTATTTTGGATCAGAAGGGTGTTTTTTTGGATATAGCAGAATTGGGTCTTCGTGGTTATGCTTTTGAGCAACTACAAGAACAGATGAAAAGAACGAGTGGAATGGTTATAACGACAGGGCCAACCGGATCAGGAAAAACAACACTTCTTTATAGTATTCTCAAACAACTCAATGAACCGGGGGTAAAAATAATAACCATAGAAGATCCTGTGGAATATGAAGTAAAAAACATATCCCAAACGAACGTTTCCAAAGAAGATGGCTATACTTTTTCAACAGGATTACGCTCTATCGTTCGTCAAGATCCTGATATTATTCTTGTTGGAGAAATCCGTGATGATGATACTGCAAATATTGCTATTCAAGCAGCTCTTACAGGACACTTTGTTCTTTCTACTTTGCATACAAATAGTGCTGCGGGTTCTATACCAAGACTTATTAATCTTGGTGTAAAACCATCACTCATACCATCTTCTGTAAATGCTTTTATAGCACAACGTTTGGTTAGAAAATTATGTTTAGACTGTAGGGAATCATATGCTCCTGCGGAGAAAACAAAAGAAATGATTACAAAAATCATCGCTCTTATCTCACCAAAAGCTAGTGTGGCAATCCCAGCGTCATTGGAAGTCCTCTATAGACCAAAAGGTTGTTTGAAATGTAATTATACTGGATATAAAGGAAGAATAGGAATTTTTGAAATACTTTTTGTAACAGAGGGTATTGTGCAAAAAATAGAGGAATTAGCTTCAGAAATGGAAATTACAACAGCTGCTATTGAGGATGGAATGATTACTATGACGCAAGATGGTATTCTTAAGGCTGTTGAGGGTATTACTTCTATGGAAGAAGTGTGGAGAGTGGGAGGACAATTTCAGTTTCTTGAAGATGTATATGAAAAATTAATGATGAGTTATCTTAACCGAGCTCTTTATATACCCTACACAATGCACAAAGAGATTCAGGATGCCGTTAGTACAGTTTCAAGCTTTCAGTCACATATAGAAACCGCCCCTTCAGAAGAATTTTTTCAGAGAATTGTTTCGTATGCAGTATCTCTTGGAGCAGAAGATATTCATGTTGAACCAGAAGAGGCTGATGTAAATATTCGTTTTCGTATAGATGGTGTATTGCAATCGGTGGCACATCTTCCTATGAGTCATTACCCAGTTTTTTTGGGTAAAATAAAACTTCTTTCTGGTATAAAAACAGAGGAACTCGCAGGACTTCGTGATAGTCGGTTTACTATAAAAAGGGAATTGGAAAATTCTTTGGATACGGAGTCAATCGATGTTCGTGTCTCAATTATTTTGGGAGGCTATGGAGAAACCGCCGTGCTTCGTCTTCTTAATATCGGAGCTCAAGCGAAGGATCTTTTTTCTTTGGGTATGAGAAAAGAAACTCAACAAAAACTTGAAGAAGCAATGAAGACTCCCAATGGTGTTATCCTTACTACAGGACCAACGGGGTCGGGTAAGTCAACAACGCTTTATAGTATTCTTTCCAAACTCAATGAACCACATAGAAAAATCATGACTGTGGAAGATCCTATTGAATATAGAATAAGTGGAGTACTTCAAACACAAACAGATGAATCAAAAGGGTATAGCTTTTCTGTAGCACTTCGAGCACTTCTTCGTCAAAATCCCGATATCATTCTTGTAGGAGAAATTCGTGATGGAGAAACGGCAACTATGGCGGTACAATCTTCACTTACGGGTCATTTAGTTTTTTCAACATTGCACACAAATGATGCTCCCTCAGCTATACAACGATTATTGAATATGGGAGTTTCCCCTCAAGACATTGTTGGTGCTATTAATTTCGTTATGGCTCAAAGACTTGTGAGGACGTTGTGTGAATGTAAGCGACAAAGAGAAGCGACAGAGGAGGAGCAACGAGATATGTACGCTTTTTATTCGCAGTATGCAAAAGTTATAAACTTAAAAACAATGCCAGATTTTTCTCATGTATACGAACCTGTTGGATGTAAAAAATGTCGAGGAATCGGCTATTCCGGAATGGCTATGATTAGTGAAGGATTCGATATGAAAGACGAAGCCTTCCGAGATATTATTATGAGAGGAGGATCGATTTATGAAATTCGTCGAATCGCTATTGAAAATGGAATGATACCAATGGTGGTTGATGGTATTGATAAGGCTATTTCTGGAGTAACAAGTTTGGAAGATGTTCGTCGTGTGACGGAATTATAA
- the pyk gene encoding pyruvate kinase gives MKQTKIVATIGPSSMSVEILSEIINAGVNVCRLNFSHSEHPWHAECIANIREASKQTGKTIAILADLQGPRIRTFIREDIPLSIGDEALLVEKAIVEEGGDGIGIDQPHILEQLKEGKQILIEDGKIILESIQKENGNLRCKVTMGGVVKNHKGMNFPGAQLKLPVLTPKDEKDIRFSLEYDVDYIALSFVGRGEDIITLRNLMKQISPEKKQYPMIVPKIERQDAIENLDDIIREADAVMVARGDLGIEVEESRVVILQKEIIEKCLFQVKPVIVATQMLESMMENPRPTRAEVSDVSNAVIDHADATMLSGETAGGKYPVEVVKMMTDIIKNTEESPFDDVCDTLEMRLKSKYAFMVRGVYEFARSNNVDAILATSATGYTARLLSHFRPKTSIYIATENPITHRQLSLVWGVKSFLFEGESNEDVLIELLVQKLKQEGNIVSGNEVVTVFHATVKLQRVKEEKKS, from the coding sequence ATGAAACAAACAAAAATTGTGGCCACAATAGGCCCTTCCTCAATGAGTGTTGAAATATTATCTGAAATAATAAACGCAGGTGTAAATGTCTGTCGTCTTAATTTTTCTCATTCCGAACATCCTTGGCATGCTGAATGTATTGCAAATATTCGAGAAGCATCGAAACAAACAGGAAAAACTATTGCTATCCTTGCTGATTTACAAGGGCCAAGAATACGGACCTTTATTCGAGAAGATATTCCTCTTTCTATAGGAGATGAGGCGCTTCTTGTGGAAAAAGCTATTGTAGAAGAAGGTGGGGATGGAATTGGAATAGATCAACCTCATATTCTTGAACAACTCAAAGAAGGAAAACAAATACTTATTGAAGATGGAAAAATTATTTTAGAAAGTATTCAAAAAGAAAATGGAAACTTGCGATGCAAGGTGACTATGGGAGGTGTGGTAAAAAATCATAAGGGAATGAACTTTCCTGGAGCACAGCTCAAGCTTCCTGTACTTACACCCAAAGATGAGAAAGATATTCGTTTTTCTTTGGAATATGATGTGGATTATATAGCGCTTTCTTTTGTAGGACGAGGAGAAGATATTATTACTCTTCGTAATCTTATGAAACAAATTTCCCCAGAGAAGAAACAATATCCCATGATTGTTCCTAAAATTGAGAGGCAAGATGCTATCGAAAATCTGGATGATATTATTCGAGAAGCTGATGCTGTTATGGTTGCACGAGGAGATTTGGGTATCGAGGTTGAAGAAAGTCGTGTAGTAATACTACAAAAAGAAATTATTGAAAAATGTTTATTTCAGGTAAAGCCTGTTATTGTGGCGACGCAAATGCTGGAAAGTATGATGGAAAATCCCCGTCCTACAAGAGCTGAAGTGAGTGATGTCTCTAATGCTGTTATCGATCATGCGGATGCAACAATGCTTTCGGGAGAAACTGCTGGAGGAAAATATCCTGTAGAAGTGGTGAAAATGATGACGGATATAATAAAAAATACTGAAGAATCACCATTTGATGATGTGTGCGATACTCTCGAAATGCGACTTAAAAGTAAATATGCTTTTATGGTTCGGGGAGTGTATGAATTTGCTAGGTCAAATAATGTAGACGCAATTCTTGCTACGAGTGCAACGGGATATACCGCGCGTTTATTGTCTCATTTTCGACCTAAAACATCGATTTATATAGCAACGGAAAATCCTATAACGCATAGGCAATTATCATTGGTTTGGGGTGTGAAATCCTTTCTTTTTGAAGGAGAATCTAATGAAGATGTTCTTATAGAACTTCTGGTGCAAAAATTAAAACAAGAAGGAAATATTGTTTCTGGGAATGAAGTAGTAACTGTTTTTCATGCTACTGTTAAGCTTCAGCGAGTTAAAGAAGAAAAGAAATCTTGA